The following are encoded in a window of Atribacterota bacterium genomic DNA:
- a CDS encoding DUF5668 domain-containing protein — protein sequence MGDTRRNSGQWLFGLIILIIGIIFLLENLFGIEVWENVWLFWPIVFLFWGLVEMFQKKSIFFGVILIAIGLVFLAKNFELYQLPESVWKYWPVIIIAIGIDQIFRKNYTGTPTMGNTKAKKGRKDVITTDDEII from the coding sequence ATGGGTGATACAAGAAGAAATTCCGGTCAATGGCTTTTTGGACTGATTATACTTATAATTGGTATTATATTTTTACTGGAAAATCTATTTGGAATTGAGGTATGGGAAAATGTTTGGTTGTTTTGGCCGATTGTCTTTCTGTTTTGGGGTTTGGTGGAAATGTTTCAGAAAAAATCAATATTTTTTGGTGTCATTTTAATTGCAATAGGATTAGTATTCCTCGCAAAAAATTTCGAGCTTTATCAATTACCTGAATCAGTTTGGAAATATTGGCCTGTTATTATAATAGCAATAGGCATAGACCAGATATTCAGAAAAAATTATACTGGAACACCAACTATGGGAAATACTAAAGCTAAAAAAGGAAGGAAAGACGTGATTACTACCGATGATGAAATAATATAA
- the nadD gene encoding nicotinate-nucleotide adenylyltransferase yields the protein MHNNVRIGIMGGVFDPIHIGHLFTAEEARNNLSLDKVIFVPCLNPTHKRNDRVTTIKHRLQMTYLAIKDNPYFEVSKIEINRPGPSYTIDTIKEFRKIYGWDAEIFFITGADAFLEIESWYKKEELFTMCQFVAATRPGYDLDKLNPNFKRVLKIMEIPLLAISSTDIRFRIKNKLSIKYIVLEEIRKYIYDNKLYSKERQASVGNKNR from the coding sequence ATTCACAACAATGTCAGGATTGGTATTATGGGAGGAGTTTTTGATCCCATTCATATCGGTCATTTATTTACAGCAGAAGAGGCAAGAAATAACTTATCATTGGATAAAGTGATATTTGTTCCCTGTCTAAATCCGACGCATAAAAGAAATGACAGAGTAACAACAATTAAACATAGATTACAAATGACTTATCTGGCTATCAAAGATAATCCGTATTTTGAAGTTTCAAAGATTGAGATAAATCGTCCGGGTCCATCATATACAATTGACACTATCAAAGAATTCCGTAAAATTTATGGCTGGGATGCTGAGATATTTTTTATTACCGGGGCAGATGCTTTTTTGGAAATTGAAAGCTGGTATAAAAAAGAGGAGTTGTTTACAATGTGCCAATTTGTTGCAGCTACCAGGCCTGGTTATGATTTAGATAAATTAAATCCAAATTTTAAAAGAGTTTTAAAAATAATGGAGATACCTTTACTGGCAATATCATCCACTGATATAAGATTTAGAATTAAGAATAAATTAAGCATTAAATATATTGTATTAGAAGAAATCCGAAAATATATTTATGATAACAAATTATACTCAAAGGAAAGACAAGCAAGTGTTGGAAATAAAAACAGGTAA
- a CDS encoding LCP family protein, whose amino-acid sequence MSRVERKQKSKKKGNKKFLQILAFVALLIICFVTLYLFNIFPFSSDTFAHDRVNILAVGTDCAENIGRADTIFVLSFSPKTKDTLLFSIPRDTRVMIPDRGMDKINHAFAFGGIELLEETIEQFIGLTIHYYGVIDFEGFQYLIDALGGIDINVEKDMYYVDYAGSLKINLHSGQQTLDGEKALEYVRFRFDELGDLGRIQRQQNLINAVVDKVMNFESMVKLPNIINNLTEYIDTNMNTNEIISLARIMKDIDRNEVWVETIQGEPRYIDRVSYLVVDSQEVKKRVQYLIDNKQRGLRVEVLNGNQVPGIAHYVAKKMGEFGYDVVNIDNADNFDYQKTVLIIYSKKIEIDNRIKQFFDDIEIIRKEEPDSDLDMTVIIGKNVVY is encoded by the coding sequence ATGAGTAGAGTGGAAAGAAAACAAAAATCAAAGAAAAAAGGAAATAAAAAATTTCTTCAAATATTAGCTTTTGTTGCATTGCTAATAATCTGCTTTGTGACTTTATATTTATTTAACATATTTCCATTTAGTTCTGATACATTTGCTCATGATAGAGTAAATATTTTAGCCGTTGGAACAGACTGTGCCGAAAACATTGGAAGGGCGGATACAATATTCGTATTAAGCTTTTCACCTAAAACTAAAGACACTTTATTATTTTCTATTCCCAGAGATACCAGGGTAATGATACCTGATCGGGGGATGGATAAAATAAATCATGCTTTTGCTTTTGGCGGAATCGAGCTTCTTGAAGAAACAATTGAACAATTCATAGGATTGACAATTCATTATTATGGAGTAATTGATTTTGAAGGATTTCAATACCTGATTGACGCCCTGGGAGGTATTGATATAAATGTGGAAAAGGATATGTATTATGTTGATTATGCCGGTTCACTGAAAATAAATTTACACAGTGGACAGCAGACTTTAGACGGAGAAAAGGCACTTGAATATGTAAGATTTAGATTTGATGAATTAGGAGATCTGGGTCGAATACAAAGGCAACAGAATTTAATCAATGCTGTTGTTGATAAGGTTATGAATTTTGAAAGCATGGTAAAATTACCAAATATTATTAACAATTTAACAGAATATATTGATACCAATATGAATACAAATGAAATAATATCTTTGGCAAGAATTATGAAGGATATTGACCGTAATGAAGTATGGGTTGAAACGATTCAGGGTGAACCCAGATATATCGATAGAGTAAGTTACCTGGTAGTTGATTCCCAGGAGGTTAAAAAGCGTGTACAATATTTAATAGATAATAAGCAAAGAGGACTTCGGGTAGAAGTCTTAAACGGGAATCAGGTTCCGGGCATAGCCCATTATGTAGCAAAAAAAATGGGTGAATTTGGATACGATGTAGTAAATATTGATAATGCAGATAACTTTGATTATCAAAAAACAGTTTTAATTATTTATTCAAAAAAGATTGAAATAGATAATCGAATTAAGCAATTTTTTGATGATATTGAAATAATCAGAAAAGAAGAACCTGATAGCGATTTAGACATGACTGTAATAATAGGAAAAAACGTGGTATACTAA
- a CDS encoding DUF554 domain-containing protein yields the protein MIGTIINSIAIVVGCIIGIFLKGRFPQRIGYILFQGIGLTTLMIGIQMAVKGNNVLIIILSMVIGGIIGEIIDIEKRLDQTGNHIKKIFKKQEGNEKFTEGFIAASLLYCVGSMAVMGAIEEGINGNPDILLAKAALDGISSIIYTSSLGIGVIFSVIPVFLYQGVITKLANLAQNIINLEIINEMTAVGGILIIGLALGILEIKKIKVANLLPSLLIVIVLTAIKI from the coding sequence ATGATTGGAACAATTATAAATAGCATTGCTATTGTTGTAGGATGCATTATAGGTATATTTTTAAAAGGACGATTCCCGCAGAGGATTGGATATATTCTTTTTCAGGGTATTGGATTAACTACTCTGATGATAGGAATACAAATGGCGGTAAAGGGAAATAATGTATTGATAATTATTTTATCAATGGTTATCGGTGGAATAATTGGAGAGATTATTGACATTGAAAAAAGATTAGACCAGACGGGAAACCATATAAAAAAAATATTTAAGAAACAAGAGGGGAATGAAAAATTTACAGAAGGATTTATTGCAGCTAGCTTACTTTATTGTGTTGGATCTATGGCAGTCATGGGTGCTATAGAGGAAGGAATCAACGGAAATCCGGATATTTTGTTAGCAAAGGCTGCATTGGATGGTATTTCATCTATTATATACACATCTTCTTTAGGTATTGGTGTTATTTTTTCAGTAATTCCTGTTTTTTTATATCAAGGTGTAATTACAAAGCTTGCAAACCTGGCTCAGAATATAATTAATTTAGAGATAATTAATGAAATGACTGCGGTTGGTGGAATACTCATTATTGGCCTTGCTTTAGGAATATTGGAAATTAAAAAAATAAAAGTTGCAAATTTATTACCATCATTATTGATAGTCATAGTTCTTACAGCTATAAAAATTTAG
- a CDS encoding ATP-dependent Clp protease ATP-binding subunit has translation MFKRYTEKVRKVIMMAQEEAVNLNHNYIGTEHILVGLVKENEGLAGKVLRELGVEPEKVIEAIEKIVGKGEYQEVSEITFTPRAKKVLELASQEASQLGQNYIGTEHILLGLIKEGSGVATRILNDMGIDLENVYSQVMKVLMENGQSEPTVANSITRKDSKVPTLDEFGRDLTELAKEDKLDPVVGRSNEIQRVIQILSRRKKNNPCLIGEAGVGKTAIVEGLAQKIANNDVPEILKDKRIISLDLALIVAGTKYRGEFEKRLKKIVKEVQNSNDVILFIDEFHTLVGAGAAEGAIDASNILKPALARGEIQAIGATTTDEYRKYIEKDKALERRFQPINVPEPTTDEAVQILAGLRDKYEAHHKLTITDEALESAVKLAARYVSGRFLPDKAIDVIDEASSKVKLKNTVYPPDVKEVEDELLKIRKEKEASVKLQEYEKAAKLRDKERKCLERYSEIKKEWETGRTKDKIEVTVEDVAEVVSSWSGVPVYSLKEEEAKKLIRMEDELHKRIVGQDEAINAISRAVRRARAGMKDPKRPIGSFIFLGPTGVGKTELARSLAEFLFGDENAMISLDMSEYMEKFAVSRLVGAPPGYVGYDEGGQLTEKVRRRPYSVILLDEIEKAHPDVFNILLQIFEDGRLTDAQGRVVDFKNTVIIMTSNVGATLIKKGTSLGFRSVTEPVQMSYKDIKESVMGELNKTFRPEFLNRIDEVIVFKGLTQNDIKKISEILLKEVGELLEEQKITFNVRKSAKDILAKEGYDPNFGARPLRRTIERLIENPISEMILSGEFKENDQIIIKGKKGKITFEKDKKKHPEILKRNNK, from the coding sequence ATGTTTAAAAGATATACAGAAAAAGTAAGAAAAGTAATTATGATGGCACAGGAAGAAGCTGTAAATCTTAATCATAATTATATTGGAACCGAGCATATATTGGTAGGTCTTGTAAAAGAGAATGAGGGGCTTGCCGGTAAAGTATTAAGAGAACTTGGGGTAGAACCTGAAAAGGTTATTGAAGCAATTGAAAAGATAGTGGGAAAAGGAGAATACCAGGAAGTTAGTGAGATTACATTTACACCGAGAGCAAAAAAAGTATTAGAGTTAGCTTCACAAGAAGCAAGCCAGTTAGGGCAGAATTACATTGGCACCGAACATATTCTTTTAGGTCTAATTAAAGAGGGAAGCGGAGTTGCTACTAGAATTCTAAATGATATGGGAATCGACCTGGAAAATGTTTACTCACAAGTTATGAAGGTGTTAATGGAAAACGGGCAATCAGAGCCAACAGTGGCTAATAGTATTACTCGTAAGGATAGTAAGGTTCCCACTCTGGATGAGTTTGGAAGAGATTTAACAGAATTAGCCAAAGAAGACAAGTTGGATCCGGTAGTTGGAAGGAGCAATGAGATACAAAGGGTTATACAGATATTGAGCCGTAGAAAGAAAAACAATCCTTGTTTGATTGGAGAAGCCGGAGTAGGGAAAACTGCAATTGTAGAGGGTTTAGCTCAGAAGATTGCAAATAATGATGTTCCCGAAATATTGAAAGACAAGAGGATTATCAGCTTGGACCTTGCTTTAATTGTAGCCGGAACAAAATATAGGGGTGAATTTGAAAAAAGATTAAAGAAAATTGTAAAAGAAGTGCAGAATTCAAATGATGTTATTCTGTTTATCGATGAATTCCATACATTGGTTGGTGCGGGAGCAGCAGAAGGAGCCATTGATGCCTCAAATATTTTGAAGCCTGCCCTGGCAAGAGGTGAAATCCAAGCTATTGGTGCCACTACAACTGATGAGTATAGAAAATATATTGAGAAAGATAAAGCATTAGAAAGACGTTTTCAACCAATTAATGTACCTGAACCCACAACCGATGAAGCAGTTCAAATTTTAGCTGGATTAAGGGATAAATATGAAGCCCATCACAAGCTTACTATTACTGATGAGGCATTGGAATCTGCAGTAAAACTTGCCGCAAGGTATGTTTCAGGACGGTTTTTACCGGATAAGGCTATTGATGTTATAGATGAAGCCTCATCAAAAGTTAAACTAAAAAATACTGTCTATCCTCCTGATGTAAAAGAGGTAGAGGATGAGTTGCTTAAAATAAGAAAAGAGAAAGAAGCCTCTGTTAAACTTCAGGAATATGAGAAAGCAGCAAAATTAAGGGATAAAGAGCGTAAATGCCTGGAACGTTACAGTGAAATAAAAAAAGAGTGGGAAACAGGCAGGACAAAAGATAAAATTGAAGTAACTGTTGAAGATGTTGCAGAGGTTGTTTCCAGTTGGAGCGGTGTACCGGTCTATTCTTTAAAAGAAGAAGAGGCCAAAAAGCTTATACGGATGGAAGACGAATTGCATAAAAGGATTGTTGGACAAGATGAAGCCATTAATGCTATTTCAAGGGCAGTCAGGCGTGCCCGTGCAGGTATGAAAGATCCAAAAAGGCCAATCGGGTCATTTATTTTCTTAGGTCCGACCGGAGTTGGAAAAACTGAATTGGCAAGAAGTCTTGCAGAATTCCTTTTTGGAGACGAAAATGCTATGATAAGTCTGGATATGTCTGAATATATGGAAAAATTTGCCGTTTCACGTTTGGTGGGCGCACCTCCCGGATATGTTGGTTATGATGAAGGTGGGCAGTTAACTGAAAAGGTTAGAAGAAGACCTTATTCGGTAATATTGCTTGATGAAATAGAAAAGGCACATCCCGACGTATTTAATATACTTTTGCAGATATTTGAAGATGGCAGGTTAACCGATGCACAGGGAAGGGTAGTTGATTTTAAGAATACTGTAATCATAATGACCTCCAATGTGGGAGCTACTTTAATTAAAAAAGGAACATCTTTAGGATTTAGAAGTGTCACAGAACCTGTCCAAATGTCTTATAAAGATATAAAGGAAAGTGTAATGGGTGAACTTAATAAGACTTTCAGACCGGAATTTCTAAACCGCATAGACGAAGTTATCGTATTTAAGGGACTCACTCAGAATGATATCAAAAAAATATCAGAAATATTATTGAAAGAAGTCGGAGAATTATTGGAAGAGCAAAAAATAACTTTCAATGTTAGAAAGAGTGCAAAAGACATTTTGGCAAAAGAAGGATATGATCCTAATTTTGGTGCAAGACCATTAAGAAGAACAATTGAGAGATTAATTGAAAATCCCATATCTGAAATGATACTTTCTGGAGAGTTTAAAGAAAATGACCAGATTATTATAAAGGGTAAGAAGGGGAAGATTACATTTGAAAAAGATAAGAAAAAGCATCCCGAGATTCTAAAAAGAAATAACAAATAA
- a CDS encoding protein arginine kinase codes for MDVNIRKLRDSTAYWMKKDGPLSHIIISSRIRLARNIKNIPFPFRATDEQLLTVIEKVEKILKENKEFYGFQIIKLDNLSPVEIEFLVEKRLISFALARFSKPYRGILYNTDETMSIMINEEDHFRLQSMLPGFQLKKVWEIINYYDDKIEKEIKYAFNEKEGFLTCCPTNAGTGLRASVMLHLPGLIISNKISESINTIIKQGYAVRGFYGEGTEFQGNLFQISNQVTLGLSEEDIINRLEISIKQLIEKEQKAREKLIIQAKHKIEDQVMRSYGILTNAKIITTAEALNLLSYVRFGIEMGIIARIGYDVINRLMLIVQPGYLQLIKGQNMKKMQRDTVRAELIKEILD; via the coding sequence ATGGATGTAAACATAAGAAAATTAAGAGATTCAACAGCATACTGGATGAAAAAAGACGGTCCTTTGAGCCATATTATAATAAGCTCGAGAATAAGATTGGCCAGAAACATAAAGAATATTCCATTTCCATTTCGAGCAACTGATGAGCAATTGCTGACCGTAATAGAAAAAGTCGAAAAAATATTAAAGGAAAATAAGGAATTTTATGGTTTCCAAATAATAAAATTAGATAATTTGTCACCGGTTGAAATTGAATTTTTGGTGGAAAAAAGGTTAATCAGCTTTGCCCTGGCAAGATTTAGTAAACCTTATCGTGGGATATTATATAATACCGATGAGACGATGAGCATTATGATTAATGAAGAAGATCACTTTAGATTACAGAGTATGCTGCCGGGATTCCAGCTTAAAAAGGTCTGGGAAATCATAAATTATTATGATGATAAGATTGAAAAGGAAATAAAGTATGCATTTAATGAGAAAGAGGGATTTCTCACCTGTTGCCCTACAAATGCCGGCACAGGTTTAAGGGCATCTGTGATGCTTCATTTGCCGGGATTGATAATTTCTAACAAGATAAGTGAATCAATAAATACAATAATTAAACAAGGATATGCTGTAAGAGGTTTCTATGGTGAAGGAACTGAATTTCAAGGAAATTTATTTCAGATATCAAATCAGGTCACATTAGGTTTAAGCGAAGAAGATATTATAAACAGGTTAGAGATTAGTATCAAGCAGCTAATTGAAAAAGAACAGAAAGCAAGAGAAAAGTTGATAATTCAGGCTAAGCACAAGATAGAGGATCAGGTTATGCGGTCATATGGTATTTTAACAAATGCAAAAATTATTACGACCGCTGAAGCACTAAATTTGCTTTCATATGTCAGATTTGGAATCGAAATGGGTATAATAGCAAGAATAGGCTATGATGTTATAAATCGACTTATGTTAATAGTGCAGCCCGGGTATCTGCAATTAATCAAAGGGCAAAATATGAAAAAAATGCAAAGAGATACAGTAAGAGCAGAATTAATTAAGGAAATATTAGATTAG
- the yqeK gene encoding bis(5'-nucleosyl)-tetraphosphatase (symmetrical) YqeK, with protein MLEIKTGKIEKYNFYKIEEWIKKRLSEERYIHSHKVSLVAEKIAGHYSVSTEKAKFLGLVHDCAKDYTYNELGDLIGKYNINLSDVEKDIPALWHGYVAAAIIKESFFINDEEMLDAIRYHSTAYRGFGILGKIIYIADKIEPDREIKKVEEIRELVWKDIDSALLVLLNQEIKSLIDRNLLIHPETLFARNKAIIEQKVKRNKIANE; from the coding sequence GTGTTGGAAATAAAAACAGGTAAAATAGAGAAATATAATTTTTACAAAATTGAGGAATGGATAAAAAAAAGGTTAAGTGAAGAACGTTATATTCATTCTCACAAAGTCAGTTTAGTTGCAGAAAAAATAGCAGGTCATTACAGTGTTTCTACTGAAAAAGCTAAATTCTTAGGATTAGTACATGACTGTGCAAAGGACTATACTTATAATGAATTAGGAGATTTAATTGGGAAATATAATATAAATCTATCAGATGTTGAAAAGGATATTCCCGCTTTATGGCATGGATATGTTGCTGCAGCTATAATTAAAGAAAGTTTTTTTATTAACGATGAAGAGATGTTGGATGCTATAAGATATCATAGCACTGCCTATCGGGGGTTTGGTATTTTAGGAAAAATAATATACATTGCTGACAAGATTGAACCAGATAGAGAGATAAAAAAGGTTGAGGAAATAAGAGAATTAGTTTGGAAAGATATTGATTCAGCATTATTAGTCTTATTGAATCAGGAAATCAAAAGCCTTATTGATAGAAATTTACTTATTCACCCGGAAACATTGTTTGCCAGGAATAAAGCAATAATAGAACAAAAAGTAAAAAGGAATAAGATAGCAAATGAGTAG
- the rsfS gene encoding ribosome silencing factor, with translation MNNTKDIVRFFAETLEEKKAEDVIILDIRKISFIADYFIICTAQSPAHLKTLSNTILKELKEKEINRNLKFEGNPQTGWILLDCGDIVIHLFSKEKREYYHLEYIWQEAEKVSL, from the coding sequence TTGAATAATACCAAAGATATTGTGCGATTTTTTGCTGAAACATTGGAAGAGAAAAAAGCGGAAGACGTAATTATTTTAGATATTAGAAAGATATCATTCATTGCTGATTATTTTATTATTTGCACTGCACAATCTCCTGCCCATTTGAAAACACTTTCCAATACTATTTTAAAAGAATTGAAGGAAAAAGAAATCAATCGAAATTTGAAATTTGAAGGCAATCCCCAAACAGGATGGATATTACTTGATTGTGGTGATATAGTAATCCATCTTTTTTCTAAGGAAAAAAGAGAGTATTATCATTTAGAGTATATCTGGCAAGAAGCCGAAAAGGTTTCTCTTTAA
- a CDS encoding phosphoglycerate kinase produces MEYRKSILFLRDMKAEKLHNKKVLVRVDFNVPIDKDLQVTDDTRIRAAADTIKFLLASNCIVILMSHLGRPKGKIVDKLRLDSVAKKTGEILKTKVLKLDDCIGKEVKETISKSKPGDIVLLENLRFHQEEEKNETGFARELASLADIYVNDAFGTAHRAHASTEGITEYLPSFAGFLMEKEIKSLEKLTTYPDRPFVSIIGGAKVSGKIEILERLFEICDVLLIGGGMAYTFLAAQGNEIGKSILEIDHVEFAKNLIDRAKKIDKEIILPLDTVVADEFKENANSYNVSVNNIEKDMMGMDIGEKTVALFKQKINNAKTIFWNGPLGVFEMVKFSNGTYQIAEQIASLGDDVFSVIGGGDSIAAINKIGLARGISHISTGGGASLEFLAGKILPGLEALKRQKNQQIE; encoded by the coding sequence ATGGAATATAGAAAGTCAATATTATTTTTAAGGGACATGAAAGCCGAAAAATTACACAACAAAAAAGTGCTGGTAAGAGTTGATTTTAATGTTCCTATCGATAAAGATTTACAGGTTACTGATGATACTAGAATAAGAGCTGCTGCTGATACAATCAAGTTTCTTTTAGCTTCAAATTGCATAGTAATACTAATGAGTCATTTAGGTAGACCCAAGGGAAAAATAGTTGATAAATTAAGGCTGGATTCTGTCGCAAAAAAAACTGGAGAAATATTAAAGACAAAAGTATTAAAATTAGATGATTGTATAGGTAAGGAAGTAAAAGAAACTATTTCAAAATCAAAGCCAGGTGATATTGTATTATTAGAAAATTTACGCTTTCATCAAGAAGAGGAAAAAAATGAAACTGGTTTTGCAAGAGAGTTAGCTTCACTGGCCGATATTTATGTTAATGATGCTTTTGGAACGGCACACAGGGCTCATGCTTCTACAGAAGGAATTACTGAATACCTGCCATCATTTGCAGGTTTTCTTATGGAAAAAGAGATTAAGTCCCTTGAAAAATTGACAACATATCCTGATAGACCATTTGTGTCAATAATTGGCGGTGCCAAGGTTTCCGGCAAGATTGAGATACTGGAGAGACTATTTGAAATATGTGATGTACTGTTGATTGGAGGCGGAATGGCATATACCTTTTTAGCAGCCCAGGGTAATGAAATAGGAAAATCAATCTTAGAAATTGATCATGTTGAATTTGCAAAAAACCTGATAGATAGAGCAAAAAAGATAGATAAAGAAATAATCTTGCCCCTGGATACAGTTGTAGCGGATGAATTTAAGGAAAATGCTAATAGTTATAATGTTTCTGTTAATAATATTGAAAAAGACATGATGGGGATGGATATTGGGGAAAAAACAGTTGCATTGTTTAAGCAAAAGATAAATAATGCAAAAACTATTTTTTGGAATGGGCCGCTGGGAGTATTTGAGATGGTAAAATTTTCCAATGGCACTTATCAGATTGCTGAACAAATTGCCAGTTTAGGTGATGATGTATTCTCGGTCATAGGTGGAGGAGATTCTATAGCTGCAATTAATAAAATAGGATTAGCCAGAGGTATTTCGCATATATCCACCGGAGGAGGGGCTTCACTGGAATTTTTGGCAGGGAAAATATTGCCTGGATTGGAAGCATTAAAAAGACAGAAAAACCAGCAGATTGAGTAG
- a CDS encoding metal-sensitive transcriptional regulator, protein MPQEERIDEIGRIKILKRLKRIEGQIRGIQGMILDNRSCEEILMQVAAVKSALQMINKLILEEKINSCFNYSEEIYLPQSALDEIIKLINRFMR, encoded by the coding sequence ATGCCACAAGAAGAAAGAATTGATGAAATCGGTAGAATAAAAATATTAAAGCGCTTAAAGAGAATAGAAGGACAAATAAGAGGGATTCAAGGAATGATTCTTGATAATAGATCCTGTGAAGAAATCCTCATGCAGGTTGCAGCAGTTAAATCTGCCCTACAAATGATAAATAAATTAATATTGGAAGAAAAAATAAATTCATGTTTTAACTACTCTGAAGAAATATATCTTCCCCAAAGTGCTCTTGATGAAATAATTAAACTTATAAACAGGTTTATGAGATAA
- a CDS encoding UvrB/UvrC motif-containing protein, whose translation MLCQMCKKNKATVKIVKVAGLSKTELNVCNECANYLLGNTITTISFTQNSLNEILFNLLNTFSKYSNEDSNVTSESEVKCSNCGMTYAEFVKSGKLGCSNCYSVFRKYIKPLLNRLHGNYQHSGKIPDSLQLRLDIIKKIEKIKDELKEAVSREEYEKAAKLRDTIIDEEKKAGIRDNE comes from the coding sequence ATGCTATGCCAGATGTGTAAAAAAAATAAGGCAACTGTAAAAATTGTCAAGGTTGCAGGGTTGAGCAAAACAGAGCTAAATGTTTGTAATGAATGTGCTAATTATCTGTTGGGAAATACAATCACTACAATTTCCTTTACACAAAATAGTTTAAATGAAATATTGTTTAATTTACTGAATACATTTTCAAAATATAGCAATGAAGACAGTAATGTTACTTCAGAATCTGAGGTGAAATGCTCGAACTGCGGTATGACTTATGCTGAATTTGTAAAATCAGGAAAACTTGGATGCAGCAATTGCTATAGTGTGTTTAGAAAATATATCAAGCCACTTTTAAATCGGTTACATGGAAATTATCAGCATTCCGGAAAGATACCGGATTCGTTACAATTGCGTTTGGATATAATAAAAAAGATTGAAAAAATAAAGGATGAACTGAAAGAGGCAGTGTCAAGAGAAGAATATGAAAAAGCAGCAAAATTAAGAGATACCATAATAGATGAAGAAAAAAAAGCGGGAATAAGAGACAACGAGTAG